The following is a genomic window from Halichoerus grypus chromosome 5, mHalGry1.hap1.1, whole genome shotgun sequence.
aaatatatatacccTTATAGATTTTGTAACAACCAAATAAAATTCTAGCAATAAATTGAACTATACtgctatatttgtatatactgtacCATAAATAGTATGTCTGTACCTGGAAGGTATTTTTTTGAGAActgatttatatgaaatatacttGAGGGTAATGTAGCTTGTCCATTTTAGTTTCAAATTCTTAATTCATAGGCAGATACTCTGAGGACCGCTTACGTCTTTGTTGTCTGCACTTTTCTTTTGTATCAGATAGCTACACCTGGAGAaggcagttttgtttttcagtttctcaccTGTTTGTCCCACCTCGAGCTCAGCTGGTTCGCATCATCCTGGAGCTAGCTGGACCGTACCACTTGCTGTCACATCAGGCAGAGGTCTTGTGGCCACACTCTCAGACTGACTACCCTTGCCATGCTGCTGCCCTAGCTTCCAGGCAGAACGAGGGCATCAGGTTGAGGAGATTCATTGGCTTAAGAGTTTGATGAGCCTATTCTTCAGTGTTAATTTGGGAGTTTTATTTGGAAGTTGTCTGAACTTCCCCAACCTGTGACTTTTGAGCTGTACTCAAGCCTCCTTGCCTCCTATCTCAGCTCTGAGAGGAAGATTGGGTTTTGGTGTTTGTTTCAAATACTTTCACCTTTTCACCCTGGCAACTTCTGCTGAGGCTTTCTTAAGTGACCCAAAGCACAGCTTCTCggtccttcttttcttttgcctGTACTGTCTGGGATAATGTTTACTTCAAGAGCCTCCCTATAAATCAGAGGACCAAAAAGGTGTTCTAGGAAGAGAAGAATCAAAGGAATAGAGAACCTGGCTTAGGGATAAGGGTAATGTCCTCTTAAGGGCAGAGAGGGACCTGGCACTTAGGACAGTACACCCTTCACCTGCTGCTGGCTACTTTTCCTGCCAGTGGTGTTTCCTCACTTTATGTTGCTTTGCTGGACGCAACTCCGttgcccccacctcccactgctGGTCTTGCGGTCACAGTTGAAGACTTTGACTGTGATGGGCTCATACTCATAATGGCCTGCTGTTGAGTTGTTTTTAGTGACAGCTTTTGTTGGCTACACACCTCATTGGCTTACTTACCAACACCAGCTAGATGTGGTCCCGTCTTTCATATCCAAACCAGAACACATTTGGGTATTCCTGAGACTTTATAGAGTGTGTATTGTTTGTTATACGAACCTAACCTACCTTGTTGTTTTCTCATATTAAGAAATGTAAATCTACTTTGCTTTAGTGGAGCTATTTTGGTAATGTATGAGCAATTTTGGTTCTGTTTGGAGAGTGAATTCAAGGTCTCTATGACTTGAGCTTTGCTTATTTCATATCAGTAATACAgctattttaatttatctaaataaaacatttcctttttctcccactGTGTCTGTGATTAAaggttcccccctcccccgccatacCTTCAGttactaagaaaacaaaaatctgctTTGATCCCTATTTGTATAGActcctttctccttttgaaaGCAAGAACTAACAGATGGTGAAGAATCTGCCTTAAGAACTGCAGCATCTAGCCTGAAAAAGTGAGGGCTGTTGCTTGGGCATCTGCAGGGTTGTGGGGGGTGGTAAGGGGAGAGggagtcccttcccctctctgtatCAGCCAAGCTCCACTTGGGTCTCCATTGGTGTTTTgcgtttgggggtttttttggtttggttggttagttggggttttgttttttgttttttgtttttttggttcttggaattttttttttaagattcagtgGAAGAGCGTGTTGACAAGGAATGTTCCACTGCCTTTTTatacagggggtgggggggtgaaacCCATTCCAAGAGAAAGGTCATATAGGGGCTGGGGCTTtttcacacacagaaaaaaaaaaaaatgagaaaaaataactaCACGTTTGCTAGGGTTCTAGGATTACACACACATAAGCAAACATACACGATCTGGGTGGCCTCTCCCTTCAGGGAAGACATAAAGCTTAGCTCATTTACAAATATGGTCAGATGATTTCCTCATTCCCAAAGTGAAGGGGAAAATTTATATCCCGGGCTGGAactgggctttctttttttttaagattttatttatttgagagagagcacaagcagggggagcagcagagacagatggagaagcaggttccctgatcagcagggactctgggctcaataccaggactccaggatcgtgacctgagctgaaggcaggcttaacaaactgagccatccaggcacccctgggctttCTTATCTTCAGAGTGGGACCAAAAGCCagtattctctctccttttaggattgtttccaaaatgcacaaaaatatcCCCTATAATGGGTATTAACTTTTGGAAGGTCCATGGATCTCTttgataaagatttaaaaaaattaattttctgtgtAATTTTAGAGGGTTCAATGACCTGCCCTCCTCCTAAGCCAATTCATGGACCAAGTTAATTACGCCCTGCagacatgcacgtgcacacacaaacacaaacatttGCCAAGTGTTTTCTAACAAGACTTATTAGGGAAGGGACACCATCGTGTATGCTGAGAAGACCAAGAACTTTGATGCCAGGCAGATGCAAATTTGAGACCTAGCTCTgcaatataaaaacaatatgcCCTTGGAACCTGTCTCCTCATTTATAAGTGGAGGATTGTGAGGTCCATTTGGCAGTTTTCTTGTATTAGACATAATGTAGAGACGACCATAAAAGAACTCTGCATCATCAATATTAATAAAGAATGCAATTCAGCCAGCAATGCAGTGTGGCTCACGGATCTCACAATGACTTGTTTTGCGTGTGACACGGTCACTGTGAATTGCCATGGCTCACGCACCCCCAACAGCTCTCACTCTTGTGGCAGCTGTGCTAAATGTCCCACAGAACAGCAGTGCCACTGGGTACCTGGCCCATGGTCTGGCATGCGTTTTTGTCTTAAAATACTGAATAGAGGGATGCTGAGCTCATGTTTACTGATTCTCTGTGTCTCCCCACAGCCAACCCTCTGGTTCCCATTTATGACCTTCAGCTCTTTTTGCAAAGTGCCCCCATCAAACGGGAAGGACATTGCCCTCCTAACGACAAATGAGACACAAGGGAGCCTTGGgctttttttcagtctttcataATGTGACATCCAGATGGGCTCTGGCCTCTGTGTCAATACCACCTTCCTGGGGTTAGCTCCATTTTCCTGCTCTGCCCCTGATACCTCCAGCTCCCACCCTCAGTGAGAGGAAGCTATAATTCTGAAGCAAAAGGCTTGGCACTGAAGCAGCGGTCTCCATGGGCCATAGTGGGAAGGGAATGGAAGTGGACATTCCTTTCAGGACAAGTGTCCAAAGGGTAGGAGACTGAGTGGTTCAGCATTGGGGGCAGGTTGCACAGGGAAAGGGCAAAGGGCACCTCCTGGAAGATGGGAACCGGGACTGGGGAGCTGGTGTGGGACTGCAGCATTGGCAAAGGTAGGGGCTGCAGCGGAGGTCGTAGCAGGGCAGGGGCCTCCACCTTGGGGCTGCTGTCTTGGGCGGCAGAGTTCCTGCCCGCGGGTATGTCCAAATCCCATAGAGGATCTGCATTCTGGACCTCAGTCTTGGTCTTGGtgacagcagggggagggcccGTGTTGATGGCTGTGTTCATGCCATAATGCCGACGCTTGTTAATCCAGTACAACAGCGGGCTGTAGGTGAACGTGGCGGCCCTCATCACCTCCACCCACTCCTGGGCACGCTCTTCCCGCCGCAAGTTCTTCCTCCAGTGCAGAAAGAGAATGCAGCCGCCGGTTACCACAGAACACAGCCCCAGGAATCCAAAGTACAGTGAGACCCACActgaggcaagaaagaaaaagaggcaagCTGGTTGATAGCTCTAACTTGGGGCCTGAGCTATTTCTCATTCCTCTCCCTATCCCATTCATCAATTATCCCATCCTCTTAACTActttctccatttcccccttctctcctcaTTGACTTGCCTCATCAATCTCTTATTCAGTCAACGCTAGATTTCCAGGGAGCTTAAGAGGCCACCTTTAGCCCTTTACAGATCAGGAAAGCAAGGTCTAGAGGGGCCATGACCTGCCCAGACTTGGTCAAGCCTCTTGTTCCCAACCCTGGACCCATCCAATCCATCTGATTGAGAAGCCTTACTAAAGGCAAAACCCATCAAGGAAGTAAGTTTATAGGGGACGGGGACACCAGTGTCCCATCCCATTCCACCATACCCCTTACCCATTCAGCTGTGATGGTCCTAGGGTATTCATTGTACCCCTCTCTGGTTCAGCAGAGAAACTTCTCTGCCCCCAATCCCTAGTTTTCTAGAGGAAAGTATATCCTAACTGCTTAGCACTCCTCCATACAGGCCACCACCCATCCACGTAAAACGTCTTCCCCGAGTGTCTGCCCCACACTAAGGGCACAAGGCAAGAGGCAGGGACTGGAAGGGCATTTACCACCAGGGAGGCTCAGGTCCTCCTGCTGGGAATCCATAAGGTCGAGCCTTGGTCCCCAGCTGATGGCTCTGGGGAGAGGGAGCTCACCTACCCGTCTGCCCAGCCAATAGAAGGCCCTGGAATGCTTAGTCCCATTGTTCCCTAAAGGTGAGGTCACTGGGTTCTGAGCATTAAACATTCTAGAGGCAGTGCTTGTGAAGTCTTGGGTTGATGGAAGGAAGGGACTCTATCCAATGGTGTCTCGTAGGCCTAGTGTGTCTCTGCTGCCAGGGACTGACCCACCCACTGAATTGTCTGCCCCCCACCTCTTATGGTGAACCCACAGAGAAGCCCCCAGGTCTATCCACGTTTCTGGGCTTCAAGAAACAGTTGATGGATACCTGTCGCCAGggaggagtggggcagggagcaTACACAGCTTTGGGCAGCCTTGCCTtcaagacctttttttttaaggttttatttatttgaaagagagagagagaacacaagccggggggtgggggggagtggcaggcagagggagaagcagactccccgctaagcagggagcccgatgcggggctccatcccaggaccctgggatcatgacctgaaccaaaggcagacacttaactgactgagccacccaggcgccccaccctcaAGACTTCTATAACCTTTCTAactaacaagtgttagcaagtgTTTCCTGGGCATCAGGCCCTGTAGGAGTGCCCCACCATCCAGCCCTACATCTCTTTCCAGCCTCACCGTCCTCCATATCCTTCACACACCTTGCCCTCTGACCAGGCCGGACTCTGGAACAGACCCAGCCTATTCACATCTCTAGAGTTTTGCTCACACTGCTCCTCCACCTAGGAGTGCCCTTCCCACTTCCCCTGGACTGAACAGCTACTTatccttcaaggcccagttcAGTTCCCCCGACTCCGTGACAGTTGTTTCTGTTGGCTTCCCCAAATCCCATCATGTCCAATTTGAAGGGACCTAGAGAGTTGTGTGGTCCAGCTCTAGTCAGATGCTTGAGCCCTGGGGGTAGATGTCCCCCACCCAGCAGCCAGCGCCGCAGGACCCACCTGAGTGTGACTTGCCACACCTCCTGGGGCAGCTCAGTT
Proteins encoded in this region:
- the TEX38 gene encoding testis-expressed protein 38, coding for MNTAINTGPPPAVTKTKTEVQNADPLWDLDIPAGRNSAAQDSSPKVEAPALLRPPLQPLPLPMLQSHTSSPVPVPIFQEVPFALSLCNLPPMLNHSVSYPLDTCPERNVHFHSLPTMAHGDRCFSAKPFASEL